The following are encoded in a window of Carassius auratus strain Wakin chromosome 6, ASM336829v1, whole genome shotgun sequence genomic DNA:
- the rgn gene encoding regucalcin codes for MSTIKVECVIKEQNEVGESPVWEEKDSTLLYVDIMGKRVSRWNSLTNQIDSIATEKLVGSVVPRQAGGYVIAEGTRFAFVDWVKRSVTPVANVDDREKPNTRFNDGKVDPAGRFFAGTMGLDMKPDVMDGALYTLLPDHSVVQHFDQVHLSNGLDWSLDHRVFYYIDSLAFMVEAFDYDIQTGGLSNRRMVYNMEKDEGIPDGMCIDTEGKLWVACYNAGRVLRIDPQTGKRLQTVKLPAEKTTSCCFGGKDYSDLYVTSAYAGMDADSLAKHPEAGCIFKVSGLGVKGIPPFSYTG; via the exons ATGTCAACCATAAAAGTTGAATGTGTTATCAAAGAACAGAATGAAGTCGGTGAGAGTCCCGTCTGGGAGGAGAAGGACTCCACTTTGTTGTACGTTGATATTATGGGTAAAAGGGTCAGCCGGTGGAACTCACTGACCAATCAAATAGACAGCATTGCCACAG AGAAACTTGTAGGATCTGTGGTTCCACGGCAGGCAGGTGGTTACGTCATCGCAGAGGGAACTCGGTTTGCATTTGTTGACTGGGTAAAGCGTTCGGTTACACCTGTCGCCAATGTTGATGACAGGGAAAAACCAAACACCCGCTTCAATGATGGAAAAGTAGATCCAGCTGGCAGGTTTTTTGCAG GTACCATGGGCTTGGACATGAAGCCTGATGTGATGGATGGGGCACTATACACCCTCCTTCCTGACCACTCTGTTGTCCAGCATTTTGACCAAGTGCACCTCTCCAATGGTTTGGACTGGTCACTGGATCACCGCGTCTTCTACTACATTGACAGCCTGGCGTTTATGGTGGAGGCGTTTGATTATGACATCCAGACTGGAGGGCTGT CTAACCGCAGAATGGTTTACAACATGGAGAAAGATGAAGGCATACCAGATGGTATGTGCATAGACACAGAGGGCAAACTGTGGGTTGCCTGCTATAATGCAGGAAGAGTGCTGCGTATCGACCCACAAACAG GCAAACGGCTGCAGACAGTGAAACTACCAGCTGAGAAAACCACTTCATGCTGTTTCGGAGGGAAAGACTACAGTGATCTCTATGTCACCTCAGCGTATGCAGGCATGGATGCAGATTCACTGGCCAAGCATCCGGAAGCTGGCTGCATATTTAAG GTGTCTGGTTTAGGAGTGAAGGGCATCCCACCATTCTCTTACACTggatga
- the LOC113105149 gene encoding LOW QUALITY PROTEIN: PI-PLC X domain-containing protein 1 (The sequence of the model RefSeq protein was modified relative to this genomic sequence to represent the inferred CDS: inserted 1 base in 1 codon; deleted 1 base in 1 codon), whose amino-acid sequence MLTLRILRRPKGNHDAMAYSSDQYSSVLEPKNIKALDKMFSTFLRPIVXKWRTVQEDSICNQLDLGIWFLDLRIAHKIKDPDTVFYFAHGIFSLLTVEEVLTEVARWSDQHTKEVIIIALSAFDGMNLDQHRDLIQFLISTFDNKKKKKKNDLH is encoded by the exons atgttgactttaaggaTACTAAGAAGACCTAAAG GGAACCATGATGCTATGGCATACAGCTCGGAT CAGTACTCTTCAGTACTGGAACCTAAAAATATAAAGGCCTTGGACAAGATGTTCAGTACTTTCTTAAGGCCCATTG AAAAATGGAGGACTGTTCAG GAAGATAGCATCTGTAACCAGCTGGATTTAGGCATTTGGTTTCTCGATTTAAGAATAGCTCATAAGATAAAAGACCCTGATACAGTTTTCTACTTTGCACATGGTATCTTTTCCCTTCTGACAGTGGAG GAAGTGCTCACAGAAGTTGCTCGCTGGTCAGATCAGCACACCAAGGAAGTGATCATTATTGCACTCTCTGCATTTGATGGCATGAACCTGGATCAACACAGAGACCTCATTCAATTCCTCATTAGCACctttgacaataaaaaaaaaaaaaaaaaaaacgatttacaTTAA
- the LOC113092190 gene encoding E3 ubiquitin-protein ligase DZIP3, translated as MEKEEEEDEIFTTFQGGYERQEDVKEQEEEEEQEEEEPEAERKSSWDVPIPSRSLASRRASLPCPAQLNAMHLSRLHAATTNPSPRPAYLSHWLQSGEARPCSRSSHVANREEEAHTKSSACERRPHPIPTIPEVHEPLERKARFRSRNVMSLSDADSLCLICHDDLRKGGGVIRKLHCSHSFHSECIEEWLWTKQTCPTCQKHVAMPEPLYWTSTRVIVP; from the exons AtggagaaggaggaagaggaagatgaaatCTTTACCACATTTCAGGGAGGATATGAAAGGCAGGAAGATGTGAAGGagcaagaggaagaagaagaacaagagGAAGAGGAGCCAGAGGCTGAGAGGAAAAGCAGTTGGGATGTCCCAATTCCAAGTCGATCACTGGCCAGTCGCAGAGCTTCACTTCCATGTCCG GCTCAGCTGAATGCAATGCATCTGAGCCGTCTGCACGCTGCCACCACAAACCCTAGCCCTAGGCCAGCGTACCTGAGCCACTGGCTTCAGAGCGGTGAGGCAAGGCCATGCTCTCGCTCCAGCCATGTTGCCAATAGAGAAGAGGAAGCACACACCAAGAGCAGCGCATGTGAACGACGCCCACATCCCATCCCAACCATCCCTGAGGTGCACGAGCCTCTGGAGAGAAAAGCTCGGTTTAGGAGCCGCAATGTCATgtctctg AGTGATGCAGACAGTTTGTGTCTGATCTGCCATGATGACCTACGCAAAGGAGGAGGAGTTATCAGAAAGCTTCACTGTTCCCACAGCTTCCACAGTGAG TGCATAGAGGAATGGCTGTGGACCAAGCAAACCTGTCCTACGTGTCAAAAGCATGTTGCCATGCCAGAGCCCCTGTACTGGACATCTACCAGAGTAATAGTGCCCTGA
- the sft2d2b gene encoding SFT2 domain containing 2b, giving the protein MDKLKKVLSGQDGSDDLNILQEANEASTLGWGTRVKGFLACFVAGVLCSVLGTCLLWVPRKGLTLFAVFYSLGNIASILSTMFLTGPLKQLKRMCDKTRALATAIMITCLVLTFCAAFWWNNKGLALLFCILQFLAFTWYSLSYIPFARDAIIKLFSACFK; this is encoded by the exons ATGGACAAATTAAAGAAAGTTTTGAGTGGCCAAGATGGAAGTGACGACCTCAACATACTGCAG GAAGCGAATGAAGCATCAACACTGGGATGGGGCACGCGCGTCAAGGGATTCCTCGCGTGTTTTGTGGCTGGCGTCTTGTGTTCAGTTTTG GGAACCTGCTTGCTTTGGGTGCCCAGAAAAGGACTGACACTCTTTGCTGTCTTTTACAGTTTAGGTAATATTGCTTCTATTTTAAG CACGATGTTCTTAACGGGTCCATTAAAGCAACTCAAGAGGATGTGTGACAAGACGAGAGCTCTGGCAACTGCCATTATGATT ACATGCCTGGTGCTAACCTTCTGTGCTGCTTTTTGG tgGAATAACAAAGGCCTTGCTCTGCTGTTCTGTATCCTCCAGTTTTTGGCCTTTACATG GTATAGCTTATCCTACATTCCTTTTGCAAG GGATGCAATTATTAAGTTGTTCTCCGCGTGCTTCAAGTGA